One Jannaschia sp. GRR-S6-38 genomic window carries:
- a CDS encoding lytic murein transglycosylase codes for MRALLAAVVLSLAAAPAFAAQCITSQGQFPSYKAGLAQQAADSGVGQRGLQALQNARLSGITWRFESQPSSQTGVSSGDPAAFLAKRSGSSADAFIRSVRQKVNANSNTFAALERAYGVPGAILATIWGLETSWGGYLGGTPIVDGAVTLASYCRRHPRFESHAIAALQLADRGVISAGTRGGPSGELGHMQFLAGNWARFGVDASGDGRADPYNAVDALASAANMLRANGWQAGQPFGPGTANFGVLSAWNDSGNYQRAIAYSAERVR; via the coding sequence ATGCGCGCCCTTCTCGCCGCCGTCGTCCTTTCGCTCGCCGCCGCACCGGCCTTCGCCGCGCAATGCATCACCAGCCAGGGCCAGTTTCCCAGCTACAAGGCCGGGCTCGCGCAGCAGGCCGCGGACTCGGGCGTCGGACAGCGCGGCCTGCAGGCGCTGCAGAACGCGCGGCTCTCGGGCATCACCTGGCGCTTCGAGTCGCAGCCCTCCAGCCAGACCGGCGTGTCGAGCGGCGACCCCGCGGCCTTTCTCGCCAAGCGTTCCGGCAGTTCAGCCGACGCCTTCATCAGGAGCGTGCGCCAGAAGGTAAACGCCAATTCCAACACCTTTGCCGCGCTGGAGCGCGCCTATGGCGTGCCGGGCGCGATCCTTGCGACGATCTGGGGACTCGAGACCTCCTGGGGCGGTTATCTTGGCGGCACGCCGATCGTCGACGGCGCGGTGACGCTGGCCTCCTATTGCCGCCGGCATCCGCGCTTCGAAAGCCACGCGATCGCGGCGCTGCAACTGGCCGATCGCGGCGTGATCAGCGCCGGCACCCGCGGCGGCCCGTCGGGCGAGCTGGGCCATATGCAGTTCCTCGCGGGCAATTGGGCGCGCTTCGGCGTCGACGCCTCGGGCGACGGGCGGGCCGATCCCTATAACGCCGTGGACGCGCTGGCCTCGGCGGCGAACATGCTGCGCGCGAATGGCTGGCAGGCGGGGCAACCCTTCGGGCCGGGCACGGCGAATTTCGGGGTGCTGAGCGCCTGGAACGACAGCGGCAACTACCAGCGCGCCATCGCCTATTCGGCCGAACGGGTGCGCTGA
- a CDS encoding tetratricopeptide repeat protein, with translation MIRPLLVTALIVLAAPARAACPPAPEIAPRMDALLAEVQAAPDEGAARAVSARMWAVWTDAPDSRAQELLDEGMQRRAAFDLAGARTAFDALVAYCPDYAEGYNQRAFVNFILGEHAAALPDLDRAIALSPRHVAAIAGKGLTLISMGRVSEGQDVIREALALNPWLSERRFLDIAPGPAGDEIEL, from the coding sequence ATGATCCGTCCCCTGCTCGTCACTGCCCTGATCGTCCTCGCCGCGCCCGCGCGGGCGGCCTGTCCGCCCGCCCCCGAGATCGCGCCGCGCATGGACGCGCTGCTGGCCGAAGTGCAGGCCGCGCCGGACGAGGGCGCCGCCCGCGCCGTTTCGGCGCGCATGTGGGCCGTCTGGACCGATGCGCCGGACAGCCGCGCGCAGGAGCTTCTGGACGAGGGGATGCAGCGCCGCGCGGCCTTCGACCTGGCCGGCGCCCGCACCGCCTTCGACGCGCTGGTCGCCTACTGCCCGGACTATGCCGAGGGCTACAACCAGCGGGCCTTCGTGAACTTCATCCTGGGCGAACACGCCGCCGCGCTGCCGGACCTGGACCGCGCCATCGCGCTGTCGCCGCGCCATGTCGCGGCCATCGCCGGCAAGGGGCTCACGCTGATCTCGATGGGGCGCGTGAGCGAGGGGCAGGACGTCATCCGCGAGGCGCTTGCGCTCAACCCCTGGCTGTCCGAGCGCCGCTTCCTAGATATCGCGCCCGGGCCCGCCGGCGACGAGATCGAGCTCTAG
- a CDS encoding trypsin-like serine peptidase has protein sequence MPFSFAPARLGLARLGLALATAVALALPAAADDARLRTLGTADETRGWEAVGRLNFGESGFCTAALVTSDVVITAAHCLFDKESGERIPAEEIEFQAGLRFGRAEAYRGVRRIVIHPGYDFSEANRLGRVSVDLALLELDRPIRNGHVRPFRTQLRVRTGQTVQVVSYARERADAPSREEACTILTRDHEILVLSCSVDFGASGAPVFATFEDEVRLVSVISAKAEWEGRQVALAAVMEEELDVLIGEFARTPAAATVGKRIVVDPVETAARD, from the coding sequence GTGCCGTTCAGCTTCGCCCCCGCCCGCCTGGGCCTCGCCCGTCTCGGCCTTGCCCTCGCCACGGCCGTCGCCCTGGCGCTTCCGGCCGCCGCCGATGACGCCCGCCTCCGCACCCTCGGCACGGCCGACGAGACGCGCGGCTGGGAAGCAGTCGGGCGGCTCAATTTCGGCGAAAGCGGGTTCTGCACCGCCGCGCTGGTGACATCGGATGTCGTCATCACCGCCGCGCATTGCCTCTTCGACAAGGAAAGCGGCGAGAGGATCCCCGCCGAGGAGATCGAGTTCCAGGCCGGGCTGCGCTTCGGCCGCGCCGAGGCCTATCGCGGCGTCCGGCGCATCGTCATCCATCCCGGCTACGACTTCTCCGAGGCCAACCGGCTGGGCCGTGTCAGCGTCGATCTGGCGCTGCTCGAACTAGATCGCCCGATCCGCAACGGCCATGTCCGCCCCTTCCGCACGCAGCTTCGGGTGCGTACCGGGCAGACCGTGCAGGTCGTCAGCTACGCCCGCGAGCGGGCCGACGCCCCCTCGCGCGAGGAGGCCTGTACGATCCTGACCCGCGACCATGAGATCCTAGTGCTGAGCTGCTCGGTCGATTTCGGTGCATCCGGCGCACCGGTCTTCGCGACCTTCGAGGACGAGGTGCGGCTGGTGTCGGTCATCTCGGCCAAGGCGGAATGGGAAGGCCGGCAGGTCGCGCTCGCCGCCGTGATGGAGGAGGAGCTCGACGTGCTGATCGGCGAATTCGCCCGCACGCCGGCGGCCGCAACCGTGGGCAAGCGCATCGTGGTCGACCCGGTGGAGACCGCCGCGCGCGACTGA
- a CDS encoding trypsin-like serine peptidase: MLRLAILLALAAVLCGPQARAQSEASQSRVLATSADLRGLEAVGRLDLGRTGFCTGALVSPTLVLTAAHCVFDARSGHPHPIDTMTFRAGLAYGASFASRGVRRMVIDPAYRNVATVDLENVARDLALLELDQSLDLPGIRPFPAAGRLSRGDRVTLASYGRDRAEAPTLESGCRVLDRDSKVMLLDCDVDFGSSGAPVLIATPAGPQIVSVISAMSEGTDGRRIALAVAVEQGLARLVGEFARSPVLRPDAKRLSGTGEDRGTIRFIRPGD, encoded by the coding sequence ATGCTGCGCCTCGCGATCCTCCTCGCCCTCGCCGCCGTCCTCTGCGGCCCTCAGGCCCGGGCGCAGTCGGAGGCGTCCCAGTCGCGCGTGCTGGCCACCTCCGCCGATCTCCGCGGGCTCGAGGCAGTCGGACGGCTCGACCTCGGACGGACGGGGTTCTGCACCGGCGCGCTGGTCTCGCCCACGCTGGTCCTGACGGCGGCGCATTGCGTCTTCGATGCGCGCAGCGGCCATCCCCACCCGATCGACACGATGACCTTTCGCGCCGGGCTGGCCTACGGCGCCTCCTTCGCGAGCCGCGGCGTGCGGCGGATGGTGATCGACCCCGCCTATCGCAACGTCGCGACGGTGGATCTCGAGAATGTCGCCCGCGACCTCGCGCTTCTGGAACTGGACCAGAGCCTCGACCTGCCGGGCATCCGGCCCTTCCCCGCCGCCGGACGGCTGTCGCGCGGCGACCGCGTCACGCTGGCCAGCTACGGCCGCGACCGGGCCGAGGCGCCGACGCTCGAAAGCGGCTGCCGCGTCCTCGACCGCGACAGCAAGGTGATGCTTCTCGATTGCGACGTCGATTTCGGCTCCTCCGGCGCGCCGGTCCTGATCGCGACGCCCGCGGGGCCGCAGATCGTCAGCGTCATCTCGGCGATGAGCGAGGGAACCGACGGGCGCCGGATCGCGCTGGCCGTCGCGGTCGAGCAGGGATTGGCCCGGCTGGTCGGGGAATTCGCCCGCAGCCCGGTCCTGCGCCCCGACGCCAAGCGGCTCAGCGGGACTGGCGAGGATCGCGGCACGATCCGATTCATTCGGCCCGGCGACTGA
- the glcF gene encoding glycolate oxidase subunit GlcF: MQTNFTAEQLADPAIARSNEILRSCVHCGFCTATCPTYQVLGDELDSPRGRIYLIKDMLENDRPADAKTVKHIDRCLSCLACMTTCPSGVHYMHLVDHAREHIEKTYKRPVFERLLRWTLARILPYPGRFRLALLGAKIGRPFAFLMPDARLKAMLEMAPKRVPPVSRNDDPQVFPATERKMRVALMTGCAQKALNTDINDATIRLLTRLGAEVVVAKGAGCCGALTHHMGKTAESHDFAARNIRAWMREAEGEGLDAIVINTSGCGTTVKDYGHMFRTDPLAEEAAKVSALAKDVSEVLLELLPKDHPFETPPRPAKDGVGGIPTARLPEAKGPGPMQVAYHAACSLQHGQQIKAAPKDLLKRAGFTVLEPRDAHLCCGSAGTYNLMQPAISKELKARKVATLEERAPDVIAAGNIGCMMQIGSAASVPVVHTVELLDWATGGPIPPAIADFEPGRARAPEVPRLR; encoded by the coding sequence ATGCAGACCAACTTCACCGCCGAACAGCTGGCCGATCCGGCCATCGCGCGCAGCAACGAGATCCTGCGAAGCTGCGTGCATTGCGGCTTCTGCACCGCGACCTGCCCGACCTACCAGGTGCTGGGCGACGAGCTTGACAGTCCGCGGGGCCGCATCTACCTGATCAAGGACATGTTGGAGAACGACCGTCCGGCGGATGCCAAGACGGTCAAGCATATCGACCGCTGCCTGTCCTGCCTGGCCTGCATGACGACCTGCCCCTCGGGCGTGCATTACATGCATCTCGTCGATCACGCGCGCGAGCATATCGAGAAGACCTACAAGCGCCCCGTTTTCGAGCGGCTGCTGCGCTGGACGCTGGCGCGGATCCTGCCCTATCCCGGCCGCTTCCGGCTGGCGCTGCTGGGCGCCAAGATCGGGCGGCCCTTCGCCTTCCTGATGCCCGACGCGCGGCTGAAGGCGATGCTCGAGATGGCGCCGAAGCGGGTCCCGCCGGTCAGCCGCAACGACGACCCGCAGGTCTTTCCCGCGACCGAGCGGAAGATGCGCGTCGCGCTGATGACGGGCTGCGCGCAGAAGGCGCTGAACACCGATATCAACGACGCCACGATCCGGCTGCTGACCCGGCTTGGCGCGGAGGTCGTGGTGGCCAAGGGCGCGGGCTGCTGCGGCGCGCTGACCCATCACATGGGCAAGACCGCCGAAAGCCACGATTTCGCCGCCCGCAACATCCGCGCCTGGATGCGCGAGGCCGAGGGCGAGGGGCTGGACGCCATCGTGATCAACACCTCCGGCTGCGGCACGACGGTCAAGGATTACGGCCACATGTTCCGGACCGACCCGCTGGCCGAAGAGGCCGCGAAGGTGAGCGCGCTGGCGAAGGACGTCTCGGAGGTGCTGCTGGAGCTTCTGCCCAAGGACCACCCGTTCGAGACGCCGCCGCGGCCCGCGAAGGACGGGGTGGGCGGCATCCCCACCGCGCGCCTGCCCGAGGCCAAGGGCCCCGGCCCGATGCAGGTCGCCTATCACGCGGCCTGCTCGCTGCAGCACGGCCAGCAGATCAAGGCCGCGCCGAAGGACCTTCTGAAGCGCGCGGGCTTCACCGTGCTCGAGCCGCGCGACGCGCATCTGTGCTGCGGCTCGGCGGGGACCTACAACCTGATGCAGCCCGCGATCTCCAAGGAGCTTAAGGCCCGCAAGGTCGCCACGCTCGAGGAACGCGCGCCCGACGTGATCGCGGCGGGCAATATCGGCTGCATGATGCAGATCGGCTCCGCGGCCTCTGTGCCCGTGGTGCACACGGTCGAGCTTCTGGACTGGGCGACCGGCGGGCCGATCCCGCCCGCCATCGCCGATTTCGAGCCGGGCCGCGCCCGTGCCCCAGAGGTGCCGCGTTTGCGCTGA
- a CDS encoding FAD-binding protein translates to MTPQTEDHLAEIIRGANAPVAVRGGATRHHPGDGEALSTAGLSGITLYEPGALTLVARAGTPMAEIEAALAAENQRLPFEPMDYRTLLGTEGAPTIGGAVAMNVSGPRRVQAGACRDSLIGVRFVDGTGTVVKNGGRVMKNVTGYDLVKLLAGSRGSLGVLTEVAFKVLPAAEDAACVLVAGLDLPQAVAAMSRALGSPYEVSGAAHVPVGLDGAPVTMLRVEGLAASVAYRAGALRDLMAPFGPAEIETRSGAEGGPGVQTGWAWIRDAAMFAGTDEDVWRIHCRPSHAAELAARTGSDRLLLDWGGGLIWVGLPAGTDLRARLADFAGHATRMRGEGPGARPQQPAPVAALEGAIREKFDPKGLFRGTA, encoded by the coding sequence CTGACACCCCAGACCGAGGACCACCTCGCCGAGATCATCCGCGGCGCGAACGCGCCCGTGGCCGTGCGGGGCGGCGCGACGCGCCACCACCCCGGCGACGGCGAGGCGCTGAGCACCGCGGGCCTGTCCGGCATCACGCTCTACGAGCCGGGCGCGCTGACGCTGGTGGCCCGCGCGGGCACGCCCATGGCCGAGATCGAGGCCGCGCTCGCCGCCGAGAACCAGCGCCTGCCCTTCGAGCCGATGGATTACCGCACGCTTCTGGGTACCGAGGGCGCGCCGACGATCGGCGGCGCGGTGGCGATGAACGTCTCGGGCCCGCGCCGGGTGCAGGCCGGGGCCTGCCGCGACAGCCTGATCGGCGTGCGCTTCGTCGACGGCACGGGAACGGTCGTCAAGAACGGCGGCCGGGTGATGAAGAACGTCACCGGGTACGATCTCGTGAAGCTGCTGGCGGGCTCGCGCGGCAGTCTTGGCGTGCTGACCGAGGTGGCCTTCAAGGTGCTGCCCGCCGCGGAGGATGCGGCCTGCGTGCTGGTCGCGGGGCTGGACCTGCCGCAGGCCGTCGCCGCCATGTCGCGGGCGCTGGGCTCGCCCTACGAGGTCAGCGGCGCGGCGCATGTGCCGGTGGGCCTCGACGGCGCGCCGGTCACCATGCTGCGGGTCGAGGGTCTGGCCGCGTCGGTCGCCTACCGCGCCGGGGCGCTGCGCGACCTGATGGCCCCGTTCGGCCCGGCCGAGATCGAGACGCGCAGCGGCGCCGAAGGCGGGCCAGGGGTGCAGACCGGCTGGGCCTGGATCCGCGACGCCGCGATGTTCGCGGGCACCGACGAGGATGTCTGGCGCATCCATTGCCGCCCGAGCCACGCCGCCGAGCTGGCCGCCCGGACCGGCAGCGACCGCCTGCTTCTGGACTGGGGCGGCGGGCTGATCTGGGTCGGCCTGCCCGCCGGCACCGACCTGCGCGCTCGGCTGGCGGATTTCGCGGGCCACGCCACGCGGATGCGCGGCGAAGGCCCCGGCGCCCGGCCGCAGCAGCCCGCGCCCGTCGCCGCGCTGGAGGGTGCGATCCGCGAGAAATTCGACCCCAAAGGCCTGTTCCGGGGGACCGCCTGA
- a CDS encoding FAD-linked oxidase C-terminal domain-containing protein has translation MEMPKANPFVLDRKAELVSRLLTVLPEDAVIHAEAETRAYECDALTAYRCPPLAAVLPRSTEEVSKVLAICHDMGVPVVPRGSGTSLAGGALPTADSVILGVARLTDVLEVDYDDRIIRVQTGRTNLSVTGAVEADGFFYAPDPSSQLACAIAGNIAMNSGGAHCLKYGVTTNNLLGVTLVQMDGTVVEIGGAHMDSGGLDLLGVICGSEGQLGVVTEATLRILPKPEGARPVLMGFDSNEVAGACVADIIKAGVLPVAIEFMDRPIIRITEDYAKAGYPDCEALLIVEVEGSEDEIEEQLSLIEAIARKHDPVELRRSGSEEESAKIWLGRKSAFGATGQVADYMCLDGTIPVSELPRVLKGIADLTKQYGLRVGNVFHAGDGNMHPLIMYDANKPGDLELVEQMGADILRLCVEVGGCLTGEHGVGIEKRDLMHDQFTGADMEAQMRVKDAFDPKWLLNPAKVFPLDVTEARRG, from the coding sequence ATGGAAATGCCCAAAGCCAATCCGTTCGTCCTCGACCGGAAAGCCGAACTCGTCTCCCGCCTGCTCACCGTCCTGCCGGAAGACGCGGTGATCCATGCCGAGGCGGAAACGCGCGCCTATGAATGCGATGCGCTGACCGCCTATCGCTGTCCGCCGCTGGCGGCCGTTCTGCCGCGGAGCACCGAGGAAGTCAGCAAGGTTCTGGCGATCTGCCACGACATGGGCGTGCCGGTCGTGCCACGCGGCTCGGGCACGTCGCTTGCGGGCGGGGCGCTTCCGACGGCCGACTCGGTGATCCTCGGCGTGGCGCGCCTGACCGACGTGCTCGAGGTCGATTACGACGATCGCATCATCCGGGTGCAGACCGGGCGGACCAACCTGTCGGTGACCGGCGCGGTCGAGGCCGACGGCTTCTTCTACGCGCCCGACCCCTCCAGCCAGCTGGCCTGCGCCATCGCCGGCAATATCGCGATGAATTCGGGCGGGGCGCATTGCCTGAAATACGGCGTCACCACCAACAACCTGCTGGGCGTCACGCTGGTGCAGATGGACGGCACCGTGGTCGAGATCGGCGGCGCGCATATGGATTCGGGCGGGCTCGACCTGCTGGGCGTCATCTGCGGCTCGGAAGGGCAGCTCGGCGTCGTGACCGAGGCGACGCTGCGCATCCTGCCGAAGCCCGAGGGCGCGCGCCCGGTCCTGATGGGCTTCGATTCGAACGAGGTCGCGGGCGCCTGCGTGGCCGACATCATCAAGGCGGGCGTGCTGCCCGTGGCGATCGAGTTCATGGACCGCCCGATCATCCGCATCACCGAGGATTACGCCAAGGCGGGCTATCCCGATTGCGAGGCGCTGCTGATCGTTGAGGTCGAGGGCTCGGAGGACGAGATCGAGGAGCAGCTCAGCCTGATCGAAGCCATCGCCCGCAAGCACGACCCGGTCGAGTTGCGCCGCTCGGGCTCGGAGGAGGAGAGCGCGAAGATCTGGCTGGGCCGGAAATCGGCCTTCGGGGCGACGGGGCAGGTGGCCGATTACATGTGCCTCGACGGCACGATCCCGGTTTCGGAGCTGCCGCGCGTCCTGAAGGGCATTGCCGACCTGACCAAGCAATACGGGCTGCGCGTCGGCAACGTGTTCCACGCCGGCGACGGCAACATGCACCCGCTGATCATGTATGACGCCAACAAGCCCGGCGACCTGGAACTGGTTGAGCAGATGGGCGCCGACATCCTGCGGCTCTGCGTCGAGGTGGGCGGCTGCCTGACCGGCGAGCATGGCGTGGGCATCGAGAAGCGCGACCTGATGCACGACCAGTTCACGGGCGCCGACATGGAGGCGCAGATGCGCGTGAAGGACGCCTTCGACCCGAAATGGCTGCTCAACCCGGCCAAGGTCTTCCCGCTGGACGTCACCGAGGCGCGCCGGGGCTGA
- a CDS encoding DUF599 domain-containing protein has product MMPSVLSAFSALDTLAVLLLLGAWGGVGWAIENPPAGRPSVSTLMHRYRRDWMSEMITRQPRIFDASILATLRQGTTFLASGAMIAVGGVLALAGNVERLDDAVMGIGVAGQPAAFWQGKLALVALLLTVALFKFIWSNRLFGYCAVVMAAVPNDPQDRHAVPRAAQAAEINIRAAINFNRGLRTLYFAFAALTWLIGPWALMIGTAGTAWVLIAREFTSQSRGLLMED; this is encoded by the coding sequence ATGATGCCCTCCGTCCTGTCCGCCTTTTCCGCCCTCGACACCCTCGCCGTCCTGCTCCTGCTCGGGGCCTGGGGCGGGGTCGGATGGGCGATCGAGAACCCGCCCGCGGGGCGGCCCTCGGTCTCGACGCTGATGCATCGCTACCGGCGCGACTGGATGTCGGAGATGATCACCCGCCAGCCGCGGATCTTCGACGCCTCGATCCTGGCCACGCTGCGGCAGGGCACGACCTTCCTGGCCTCGGGCGCGATGATCGCGGTGGGCGGGGTGCTGGCGCTGGCGGGCAATGTCGAGCGGCTGGACGACGCGGTGATGGGGATCGGCGTCGCGGGGCAGCCGGCGGCGTTCTGGCAGGGCAAGCTCGCGCTCGTCGCGCTGCTGCTCACGGTCGCTCTCTTCAAGTTCATCTGGTCCAACCGGCTCTTCGGCTATTGTGCCGTGGTCATGGCCGCCGTTCCCAACGACCCCCAGGACCGCCACGCGGTCCCGCGTGCCGCGCAGGCGGCCGAGATCAACATCCGTGCGGCGATCAATTTTAACCGCGGGCTGCGGACGCTCTATTTCGCCTTCGCGGCGCTGACCTGGCTGATCGGGCCCTGGGCGCTGATGATCGGCACCGCCGGGACGGCCTGGGTGCTGATCGCGCGCGAGTTCACCTCGCAGTCGCGCGGCCTGCTGATGGAGGATTGA
- the trpA gene encoding tryptophan synthase subunit alpha, with protein sequence MTRIDDTFARLRAENRKAFVAYVMSGDPDAETAAQIVRGLPGAGVDIIELGLPFTDPMADGATIQLAGQRALEGGMTLDGTLDIVRQLRAEDDTTPVVMMGYYNPIYSRGVDRFLEQAREAGVDGLIIVDLPPEEDAELCLPAQAAGLNFIRLATPTTDDKRLPKVLQNTSGFVYYVSITGITGAGSASAEAVGPEVARIKRSTDLPVIVGFGIKTPDAAEEIAAVADGCVVGSAIVERIGRGDSVTDVLAYVKSLADGAHRAG encoded by the coding sequence ATGACCCGCATCGACGACACCTTCGCCCGGCTCCGGGCCGAGAACCGCAAGGCCTTCGTCGCCTATGTCATGTCCGGCGATCCCGATGCCGAAACGGCGGCGCAGATCGTCCGTGGCCTGCCCGGCGCGGGGGTGGACATCATCGAGCTGGGCCTGCCCTTCACCGACCCGATGGCCGACGGCGCGACGATCCAGCTTGCCGGCCAGCGCGCGCTCGAAGGGGGCATGACGCTCGACGGCACGCTCGACATCGTCCGCCAGCTCCGGGCCGAGGACGACACCACTCCGGTGGTGATGATGGGCTATTACAACCCGATCTATTCGCGCGGCGTGGACCGGTTTCTCGAACAGGCGCGCGAGGCCGGGGTGGACGGGCTCATCATCGTCGACCTGCCGCCCGAGGAGGATGCCGAGCTCTGCCTGCCGGCGCAGGCCGCGGGCCTGAACTTCATCCGCCTCGCCACGCCCACGACCGACGACAAGCGCCTGCCCAAGGTGCTGCAGAACACCTCGGGCTTCGTCTATTACGTCTCGATCACCGGTATCACCGGCGCGGGGTCGGCCAGCGCCGAGGCCGTCGGCCCCGAGGTCGCGCGGATCAAGCGCTCGACCGACCTGCCGGTCATCGTGGGCTTCGGCATCAAGACCCCCGACGCCGCCGAGGAGATCGCGGCCGTGGCCGATGGCTGCGTCGTCGGCTCCGCCATCGTCGAGCGCATCGGCCGCGGCGACAGCGTGACGGACGTTCTGGCCTATGTGAAATCGCTCGCGGACGGCGCGCATCGCGCGGGCTAA
- a CDS encoding BLUF domain-containing protein, whose product MDYLIYKSTALVAPDSAACRDIVTVSQRNNAGFGLTGFLHAEPGLFIQYLEGPAKPLWALYERLHLDPRHRDLRLLGRGHLDRRRFVDWRMGYSDEQVLSFADFKAQVSVPGPAADAPRDEAIYFLKVACARIDIGIVEAPLVAPDL is encoded by the coding sequence ATGGACTATCTCATCTACAAAAGCACGGCCCTGGTGGCGCCCGACTCGGCGGCGTGTCGCGATATCGTCACCGTGTCGCAGCGGAACAACGCAGGCTTCGGGCTGACGGGATTCCTGCATGCCGAGCCGGGGCTGTTCATCCAGTACCTGGAGGGCCCGGCGAAACCGCTCTGGGCGCTCTACGAGCGGCTGCACCTCGACCCCCGCCACAGGGATCTGCGGCTGCTCGGCCGGGGCCATCTGGACCGGCGCCGGTTCGTGGACTGGCGCATGGGCTACTCGGACGAGCAGGTGCTGTCGTTCGCCGATTTCAAGGCGCAGGTCTCGGTCCCCGGGCCGGCCGCGGACGCGCCCCGGGACGAGGCGATCTATTTCCTGAAGGTGGCCTGCGCGCGGATCGATATCGGCATCGTCGAGGCGCCGCTCGTCGCGCCCGACCTGTAG
- the ychF gene encoding redox-regulated ATPase YchF, which yields MGFKMGIVGLPNVGKSTLFNALTRTAAAQAANFPFCTIEPNVGDVAVPDARLERLAGIAKSKQVIPTRMTFVDIAGLVKGASKGEGLGNQFLHNIRETDAIAHVLRCFEDGDVTHVEGRVNPVEDAEVIETELMIADMESIEKRLQGLSRKVRGGDKEAVQQERLLKAALEALEAGRPARTVAVSEEDAKAWAGLQLLTTKPILYVCNVDEASAATGNAHSEAVAAMAAAQGAAHVVISAAIEEEIAQLSPEEAAEFLAEMGLEEPGLDRLIRAGYALLHLETYFTVGPKEARAWTIRAGTSAPRAAGVIHGDFEKGFIRAETIAYDDFVGLGGEQAAKEAGKMRAEGKGYVVKDGDVLHFLFNT from the coding sequence ATGGGTTTCAAGATGGGCATCGTGGGTCTGCCGAATGTCGGCAAGTCGACCCTGTTCAACGCGCTGACGCGGACCGCCGCGGCGCAGGCGGCGAACTTCCCCTTCTGCACCATCGAACCCAATGTGGGCGACGTGGCCGTGCCCGACGCGCGGCTGGAGCGGCTGGCCGGGATCGCCAAGTCGAAGCAGGTGATCCCCACGCGCATGACCTTCGTCGACATCGCCGGGCTGGTGAAGGGCGCGTCCAAGGGCGAGGGGCTGGGCAACCAGTTCCTGCACAATATCCGCGAGACCGACGCCATCGCCCATGTGCTGCGCTGTTTCGAGGATGGCGACGTCACCCATGTCGAGGGCCGGGTGAACCCGGTCGAGGACGCCGAGGTCATCGAGACCGAGCTGATGATCGCCGACATGGAATCGATCGAGAAGCGGCTGCAGGGCCTGAGCCGGAAGGTGCGCGGCGGCGACAAGGAGGCCGTCCAGCAGGAGCGGCTGCTGAAGGCCGCGTTGGAGGCGCTGGAGGCGGGCCGCCCGGCGCGCACGGTCGCGGTGTCGGAGGAGGACGCGAAGGCCTGGGCGGGGCTGCAGCTTCTGACCACCAAGCCGATCCTCTATGTCTGCAATGTCGACGAGGCCTCGGCCGCGACCGGCAACGCCCATTCCGAGGCGGTGGCCGCGATGGCCGCGGCGCAGGGCGCGGCGCATGTCGTGATCTCGGCCGCGATCGAGGAGGAGATCGCGCAGCTCTCGCCCGAGGAGGCGGCGGAGTTCCTGGCCGAGATGGGGCTGGAGGAGCCGGGGCTCGACCGGCTGATCCGCGCGGGCTACGCGCTGCTGCATCTGGAGACCTATTTCACCGTGGGCCCCAAGGAGGCGCGCGCCTGGACGATCCGGGCCGGCACCTCGGCGCCGCGGGCCGCGGGCGTGATCCACGGCGATTTCGAGAAGGGCTTCATCCGCGCCGAGACCATCGCCTATGACGATTTCGTGGGGCTCGGCGGCGAGCAGGCGGCCAAGGAAGCCGGCAAGATGCGCGCCGAGGGCAAGGGCTATGTCGTCAAGGATGGCGACGTTTTGCATTTCCTGTTCAACACCTGA
- a CDS encoding L,D-transpeptidase: MQRRDLIAGAAASGLLAGLPQSALARISGPELQPVRVRIRPDIAPGEVHVIPDAFMLYWTMPGAQAIRYMVRVGRDDLYEPGEYFVGAKKEWPSWTPTQAMIERNPAYAEWEDGQPGGPENPLGARALYLFQPGRGDTFLRIHGTNAPSTIGSAVSNGCAGLLNDHVIDLYNRVPMRSRVVLHPKTV, translated from the coding sequence ATGCAACGACGCGACCTCATCGCCGGTGCCGCGGCCTCGGGCCTGCTCGCAGGCCTGCCGCAGTCGGCGCTGGCTCGGATCTCGGGCCCCGAGCTGCAGCCCGTCCGGGTGCGCATCCGCCCCGATATCGCGCCGGGCGAAGTCCACGTGATCCCCGACGCCTTCATGCTCTACTGGACCATGCCGGGCGCGCAGGCGATCCGCTACATGGTGCGGGTGGGCCGCGACGATCTCTACGAGCCGGGCGAGTATTTCGTCGGCGCGAAGAAGGAATGGCCGAGCTGGACCCCGACCCAGGCCATGATCGAGCGCAACCCGGCCTATGCGGAATGGGAGGACGGCCAGCCGGGCGGTCCCGAAAACCCGCTGGGCGCGCGCGCGCTGTACCTGTTCCAGCCGGGGCGCGGCGACACCTTCCTGCGCATTCACGGCACCAACGCGCCCAGCACGATCGGCAGCGCGGTGTCCAATGGCTGCGCCGGCCTGCTGAACGATCACGTGATCGATCTCTACAACCGCGTGCCGATGCGCTCGCGCGTGGTGCTGCACCCCAAGACGGTCTGA